A stretch of Phoenix dactylifera cultivar Barhee BC4 chromosome 16, palm_55x_up_171113_PBpolish2nd_filt_p, whole genome shotgun sequence DNA encodes these proteins:
- the LOC103695842 gene encoding glutathione S-transferase 3-like, giving the protein MADKVILLSSWVSAFGLRVQIALAEKEVEYEFREENLFDKSPLLLELNPVHKKIPVLIHNGKPVCESSIIIQYIDELWTNGPSLLPQDPLQRANARFWADFADKMIYQCGSRIWKNKGDAQAAAKKELIGILKQLEGELGEKPFFGGETLGYVDIVLVPFSSWFYIYETFGGFNIEKECPKLLAWVRRCNERESVSKVLPDRHKVYERTCGLKKRLGLE; this is encoded by the exons ATGGCAGATAAGGTTATTCTCCTTTCCTCCTGGGTCAGCGCCTTCGGCCTCAGGGTGCAGATTGCACTGGCCGAGAAGGAAGTGGAGTACGAGTTCAGGGAAGAGAACCTCTTTGACAAGAGCCCCCTCCTCCTCGAATTAAACCCAGTTCACAAGAAAATCCCAGTGTTGATCCATAATGGGAAGCCTGTATGCGAATCCTCCATCATCATCCAATACATAGATGAGCTTTGGACAAACGGCCCTTCACTTCTGCCCCAGGATCCTCTCCAACGTGCCAATGCAAGATTTTGGGCCGATTTTGCCGACAAAATG ATATATCAATGTGGGTCGAGGATTTGGAAGAACAAAGGAGATGCTCAAGCTGCTGCGAAGAAAGAACTTATAGGGATACTGAAGCAATTGGAAGGAGAGCTCGGAGAGAAACCATTTTTCGGTGGGGAAACACTTGGATATGTCGACATAGTCCTTGTGCCATTCTCGAGCTGGTTCTATATATACGAGACATTTGGAGGATTCAACATCGAGAAAGAGTGTCCCAAGCTGTTAGCTTGGGTCAGGAGGTGCAATGAAAGGGAAAGTGTCTCCAAGGTTCTTCCTGACCGTCATAAGGTATATGAGCGCACTTGTGGTCTTAAGAAGAGGTTGGGACTTGAATAG
- the LOC103695841 gene encoding glutathione S-transferase U24-like, which translates to MARDDEVVLLDFWTSPYALRVRIALAEKGVAYQHKEENLWDKSPLLLNSNPVHKKIPVLIHNGKPVAESLIILQYIDEVWSDRCPLLPKDPQQRANVRFWADFFEKKIDASGSMTWRVKGEAQVAAKNEFIAQLKLLEEELAENPFFGGETFGYMDIVFISFASWFYSYEKSANFSIEEECPRLMAWKKRCMERESVLKHLPEPEKIYEYMCSIKNKWKME; encoded by the exons ATGGCCCGGGATGATGAGGTTGTGCTCCTTGATTTCTGGACCAGTCCCTATGCGCTTAGGGTGAGAATTGCTTTGGCTGAGAAAGGAGTGGCGTATCAACACAAGGAAGAGAACTTATGGGACAAGAGCCCCCTGCTCCTCAACTCCAATCCAGTTCACAAAAaaatcccggttttgatccacaaTGGAAAGCCGGTTGCCGAGTCTCTCATCATTCTCCAATACATTGATGAGGTGTGGAGCGACAGATGCCCGCTGCTGCCCAAAGATCCGCAGCAGCGAGCAAACGTGAGGTTTTGGGCTGATTTCTTTGAGAAAAAG ATAGATGCATCTGGCAGTATGACATGGAGGGTCAAAGGAGAGGCTCAAGTGGCAGCAAAGAATGAATTTATTGCACAATTGAAGCTGTTGGAAGAGGAGTTGGCGGAGAATCCCTTCTTCGGAGGTGAAACTTTTGGGTACATGGATATTGTTTTCATTTCCTTTGCATCTTGGTTCTATTCCTATGAGAAATCTGCCAATTTTAGCATAGAGGAGGAATGCCCCAGGCTCATGGCTTGGAAGAAGAGGTGCATGGAAAGAGAGAGTGTCTTGAAGCACCTCCCAGAACCTGAGAAGATCTATGAATATATGTGCTCCATAAAAAACAAGTGGAAAATGGAATAG